One Tiliqua scincoides isolate rTilSci1 chromosome 9, rTilSci1.hap2, whole genome shotgun sequence DNA segment encodes these proteins:
- the TMEM269 gene encoding transmembrane protein 269, with protein MGLSSVLCSLNGQSHYACWLVLTGFLLDLADGAVARKLNACSALGAKLDDFADFTSFGLATALLLQVHSLLDGLLAIVYVLAVFTRLCFFSSGLPFVYRGLPCPYGASVLASICVLTGGSRVMMRIVAMVMVLFMVDQGFYPHDKVLESQAWKKLVYAGGVVALLLSGFPMASLYYLAWSLSYIFFPTVFWSHKAPSHQ; from the exons ATGGGTCTGTCCTCCGTCctctgcagcctcaatgg gcaGTCCCACTACGCTTGCTGGCTGGTCCTGACAGGGTTCCTGCTGGACCTCGCTGATGGAGCTGTCGCCAGGAAGCTGAATGCCTGTTCTGCGCTGG GGGCTAAGCTGGACGACTTTGCCGACTTCACCTCCTTTGGCCTGGCTACCGCCCTGCTCCTGCAAGTTCACAGCCTTCTGGATGGACTGCTGGCCATCGTGTATGTGCTGGCCGTTTTCACCCGCCTGTGCTTCTTCTCCAGCG GACTCCCCTTTGTGTACCGAGGGTTGCCGTGCCCCTATGGGGCTTCCGTCTTGGCTTCCATCTGTGTGCTGACAGGGGGCAGTCGGGTGATGATGCGCATTGTTGCCATGGTGATGGTCCTCTTCATGGTGGACCAAGGCTTCTACCCCCATGACAAGGTGCTGGAATCCCAGGCCTGGAAGAAGCTGGTCTACGCTGGAG GTGTCGTGGCACTTTTGCTCTCGGGTTTCCCCATGGCCTCCCTCTACTATCTTGCTTGGTCCTTGTCATACATCTTCTTTCCAACCGTTTTCTGGAGCCACAAAGCACCATCTCACCAGTGA